The Hippocampus zosterae strain Florida chromosome 20, ASM2543408v3, whole genome shotgun sequence genome contains a region encoding:
- the LOC127592875 gene encoding nebulin-like isoform X12, which produces MEEENASSTPELVFKTQQVGKVETKEEETVQETVTAFTSHRDTNGGSGSPHPDENVPTEDEKEEEEEEAGEEGVRVQEMGDDEQGGAKEPQASSGARPVLPDPAFNRRCSLLASEVKYKEDFEKMKGQSLYLPAAELIHAKNISAIVSESKYKQEGRKEASLSLYSLLPDTPQIQRAREVSQLQSEVKYKENMKTSSSLYSLMPETNDTHFVKELSNILSQNKYKEEVKKELSSTLYSQLPETSEMHLAKSVHEFQSEKNYTQDGKRKASISLYSQLADTPEIQHALEMSHLQSDVNYRPKVLVKGAPSSLYSQLTDTKEIQFAKEMTELHSQLKYQEDSRKNLSRTAYSQLPRTMQTEFAKNVAELQSERHYKEVGQKGGDSSLYSLLPETLETLHAKDASELASEVKYKEDGRKEMSVNLYSLMPETIHTQHAKELSDLQSQVKYKEGVQRNNQNTLYHHMAETTETALAKEVSQLQSQVKYKEDGRKEVNQCLYSTLPDTLDTQHARDATQLLSEKKYKEDGKKATSRSLFSTLSDTSEMKLAKETTDILSERKYKESGRKQLSQSLYSRLADTAETQFAKSLCHLQSELKYKQGQKDASKSLYSTLPATLETLHAKEASALQSHRKYAEAQKKDLKSTLFHLLPETLHTAHAKDVSELLSQVKYKEDGRKEMSVNLYSLMPETIHTQHAKEISDLQSQVKYKAGVRQQMQSSLYHQLPETPETQLAKHMSQLQSESKYKSAGEQELHSSLYAALPVTMETQHARDAAELLSEVKYKESGKKEMATCLYATLPDTSQTIFSRDMTDMQSEVKYKEDGKRSLSQSFYSQLAQTAETQFAKNVTELQSEVKYKEDAQKEMSSSLFSTLPQTLHTQRAKELTELQSQVKYKECNKDLSSALYHLLPETPVTQFAKHVSEIQSETKYKRDKEDMSTSLYSLMPQTPDIQFAKDMADTHSQAKYKQEAKQQSAASLYAKLPETLETKHAKEASALQSQKEYKAEGKKQMTSSLYSQLPDTPETQLARELAMIQSENKYKESGKRAQSVSFYSQLPETNDILFAKSVSEIQSENKYKEAGRRQASDCLYSKLPDTLETRHALDASLLQSQVAYKQEHKQDASKTFYHQMPQTTHIASAKQLMELYSQVKYKEDGKKEMSKNLYSLLPETSETYFAKQMSELQSQNKYQKDKEELANSLFSVLPETLDTRFVKDMAETHSQVKYKEAGKKEASSALYHQLPETPETLHVKQLSELQSQDKYKHGSKEVMASSLYAQLPQTAETQLAARMSQLLSKFKYKQESVKSLVRSSYSQLAETAETRLAKALSQLHSEFKYKEAGRKETASSLYHRLPETMQTIHAKEATRLQSQVQYKVDALRTQGASLYSQLSRTKEITFAKAVTELQSQNKYKAKGREESSSISAFHKMADTNQTEFVKHLTSIQSQSKYQKDKAELAMSLFSSLPETLDTRFVKDMTDMFSQTKYKDASKKEMVKSLYSLLPHTKDTQHAKQQSQLRSQKLYKEDGKKEAACSLYAQMPQTIETVFAKELSKTQSGKFYKEKYNHEKGKSDYANMKTLPEVERAMEVNKKQSDVSYRKGKEALHLYNTAPDRADIVSATNAAKLASQVAYKSKAKQLVVSDGSLLARTDIHHAKEVSKLASQANYKQVHGRPCYNPLDCVSFKHTQAAAALASQVKYKSNRNQKLEASSDLPNLLQLEHVLHASKLQSNVEYKKKHEQNKAQYHLALDTAEQRHHKENAVLHSQVKYREEYEKNKGRTSVEFADTQTYKVQKEAQKMQSQREYKRDYEEHVKGKALAEVEQTPEYLTARQATNLLNESRLSYAPRRKSTGRTWNRK; this is translated from the exons ATGGAGGAAGAAAATGCCTCGTCTACTCCCGAGTTGGTTTTCAAGACACAACAAGTCGGGAAGGTGGAGactaaagaagaagaaactgTCCAAGAGACAGTGACTGCCTTCACGTCTCACCGGGACACGAACGGAGGGTCGGGTTCTCCGCACCCTGATGAGAACGTGCCAACTGAAGAcgaaaaggaagaagaagaagaagaggctgGAGAAGAAGGGGTTCGAGTGCAAGAAATGGGAGATGACGAGCAAGGAGGAGCCAAGGAGCCACAG GCCTCAAGTGGTGCCCGCCCAGTTCTTCCTGACCCAGCGTTCAACAGGAGATGCAGCCTGCTGGCTAGTgag GTGAAGTACAAAGAGGATTTTGAGAAGATGAAAGGTCAGAGTCTCTACCTCCCTGCAGCGGAACTCATTCACGCCAAGAACATCAGTGCAATTGTTTCCGAG TCCAAATACAAGCAGGAAGGCCGTAAGGAGGCGTCGTTGTCCCTTTACTCGCTGCTTCCGGACACGCCGCAGATACAACGAGCCAGGGAAGTGAGCCAGCTGCAGAGCGAG gtTAAATACAAAGAAAACATGAAGACGTCCTCCTCACTGTACTCGCTCATGCCGGAGACCAACGACACTCACTTTGTCAAAGAACTCAGCAACATACTCAGCCAG AACAAGTACaaggaggaggtgaagaagGAACTGAGCAGCACTTTGTACTCGCAGCTTCCCGAGACCAGCGAGATGCATCTGGCCAAGAGCGTCCACGAGTTTCAGAGTGAG AAAAACTACACGCAAGACGGCAAGAGGAAAGCCTCCATCTCTCTCTACTCCCAACTGGCCGACACTCCCGAGATCCAACATGCGCTGGAGATGTCCCACCTGCAAAGCGAC GTGAATTATCGACCAAAGGTGCTGGTGAAAGGAGCTCCGTCTTCTCTCTACTCTCAGCTCACCGACACCAAGGAGATCCAGTTTGCCAAGGAAATGACCGAGCTGCACAGCCAG CTCAAGTACCAGGAGGACAGCAGGAAGAACCTGAGTCGGACGGCGTACTCTCAGCTGCCGCGCACCATGCAGACGGagtttgcaaagaatgtcgccgAGTTGCAGAGTGAG CGCCACTATAAAGAAGTGGGCCAGAAGGGCGGAGACTCGTCCTTGTACTCGCTGCTCCCGGAGACTCTCGAGACGCTCCACGCCAAGGATGCCTCCGAGCTCGCcagcgag GTAAAGTACAAAGAGGATGGCAGGAAGGAAATGAGCGTCAACTTGTACTCACTGATGCCTGAAACCATCCACACGCAACACGCCAAAGAACTCTCAGACCTTCAGAGTCAG GTCAAGTACAAAGAAGGCGTTCAGCGAAACAACCAGAACACTTTGTACCATCACATGGCTGAAACCACCGAAACCGCACTGGCCAAGGAAGTCTCGCAGCTGCAGAGCCAG GTGAAGTACAAGGAAGACGGCAGGAAGGAGGTGAACCAATGCCTCTACTCGACTCTGCCCGACACTTTGGACACACAACACGCTCGAGACGCCACGCAGCTGCTCAGCGAG AAAAAGTACAAAGAGGACGGGAAGAAGGCGACGTCCCGCAGCCTTTTCTCCACCCTGAGCGACACGTCAGAAATGAAGCTGGCTAAAGAGACGACGGACATCCTGAGCGAG AGGAAGTACAAGGAGAGCGGCAGGAAGCAGCTCTCTCAGAGTCTCTACTCCCGACTGGCCGACACAGCGGAGACGCAATTTGCTAAAAGCCTTTGCCACCTGCAGAGTGAG CTGAAATACAAGCAGGGACAGAAGGACGCGTCCAAGTCGCTTTACTCCACCCTGCCCGCCACACTGGAGACGCTGCACGCCAAAGAGGCCTCTGCCCTACAGAGTCAC cgcAAATACGCGGAGGCTCAGAAGAAAGATCTTAAATCCACTTTGTTCCACTTGCTGCCCGAAACGCTTCACACGGCGCACGCCAAAGACGTCTCGGAGCTTCTGAGTCAG GTGAAGTACAAAGAGGACGGCAGGAAGGAGATGAGCGTCAACTTGTACTCGCTGATGCCTGAAACCATCCACACGCAACACGCCAAAGAGATCTCGGACCTGCAGAGTCAG GTCAAGTACAAAGCGGGCGTGCGGCAGCAGATGCAGAGCAGTTTGTATCATCAGCTCCCGGAAACTCCGGAGACTCAGCTGGCCAAGCACATGTCCCAGCTGCAGAGTGAG AGCAAGTACAAGTCGGCAGGTGAGCAGGAGCTTCACAGCTCGCTGTACGCCGCCCTGCCCGTCACCATGGAGACACAGCATGCTCGAGACGCTGCGGAGCTGCTCAGTGAG GTCAAGTACAAGGAGAGCGGCAAGAAGGAGATGGCCACCTGCCTCTACGCCACCTTACCCGACACCTCTCAAACCATCTTCAGCAGAGACATGACGGACATGCAGAGCGAG GTCAAGTACAAGGAGGACGGGAAGAGAAGCCTATCGCAGAGTTTCTACTCTCAGTTGGCACAAACGGCCGAGACTCAGTTTGCTAAAAATGTTACAGAGCTGCAGAGTGAG GTGAAGTACAAGGAGGACGCCCAGAAGGAGATGTCGTCCTCGCTGTTCTCCACCCTGCCGCAGACGCTCCACACTCAACGGGCCAAGGAGCTCACCGAGCTCCAGAGTCAG GTAAAATATAAGGAGTGCAACAAGGATCTGTCCTCAGCCCTGTATCACCTACTTCCGGAGACGCCGGTGACGCAGTTTGCCAAACACGTGTCAGAGATCCAGAGCGAG ACCAAGTACAAGCGAGACAAAGAGGATATGTCCACCTCCTTGTACTCGTTGATGCCCCAAACGCCGGACATTCAGTTTGCTAAAGACATGGCCGATACGCACAGCCAG gcCAAGTACAAGCAAGAGGCCAAGCAGCAGTCGGCAGCGTCGTTGTACGCCAAACTGCCCGAAACCCTGGAGACTAAACACGCCAAAGAAGCCAGCGCGCTGCAAAGTCAA AAAGAGTACAAAGCCGAGGGCAAGAAGCAGATGACGTCGTCGCTCTACTCGCAGCTCCCTGACACCCCAGAGACGCAGTTGGCCCGAGAGCTGGCGATGATCCAGAGCGAG AACAAATACAAAGAGAGCGGCAAACGGGCGCAGAGCGTCAGCTTCTACTCGCAGCTCCCGGAGACCAACGACATCCTTTTTGCCAAAAGCGTATCAGAGATCCAAAGCGAG AACAAGTACAAGGAAGCGGGCCGAAGACAAGCATCCGACTGCCTTTACTCCAAGCTCCCCGACACTCTGGAGACTCGGCACGCTCTGGACGCGTCACTGCTGCAGAGTCAG GTGGCCTACAAGCAGGAGCACAAGCAGGACGCCAGCAAGACTTTCTATCACCAAATGCCTCAAACCACCCACATAGCGTCGGCGAAACAGCTCATGGAATTATACAGTCAG GTGAAGTACAAAGAAGATGGCAAGAAAGAAATGAGTAAAAACTTGTACTCGCTCCTTCCCGAGACCTCCGAGACGTACTTTGCCAAACAGATGTCGGAGTTACAGAGCCAG AACAAGTACCAGAAGGACAAAGAAGAACTGGCCAACTCGTTGTTCTCTGTCCTGCCCGAAACTCTGGACACTCGCTTTGTGAAGGACATGGCGGAAACTCACAGTCAG gTGAAGTACAAGGAGGCAGGAAAGAAGGAAGCCAGCAGCGCTCTATACCATCAGCTGCCCGAGACGCCCGAGACGCTTCATGTCAAACAACTTTCCGAGCTGCAGAGTCAA GACAAGTACAAGCACGGTAGCAAGGAAGTGATGGCGTCCAGCCTGTACGCTCAGCTGCCGCAGACGGCCGAGACGCAGCTCGCCGCCAGGATGTCGCAGCTCCTGAGCAAA TTTAAGTACAAGCAGGAGAGCGTCAAGAGCCTCGTTCGCAGCTCCTACAGTCAGCTGGCAGAAACCGCCGAGACGCGGCTGGCCAAGGCGCTCTCCCAGCTGCATAGCGAG TTCAAATACAAAGAGGCCGGCAGGAAGGAGACGGCCAGCAGCCTCTACCACCGCCTGCCAGAGACCATGCAAACGATACACGCCAAAGAGGCCACGCGGCTGCAAAGTCAG GTCCAGTACAAGGTGGACGCTTTGAGGACGCAAGGCGCCAGTCTGTACTCTCAGCTGTCCCGCACGAAGGAGATCACTTTTGCAAAAGCAGTCACGGAGCTACAGAGTCAG AATAAATACAAGGCGAAAGGTCGAGAGGAGAGCAGCAGCATCAGCGCCTTTCACAAGATGGCCGACACCAATCAGACAGAATTCGTCAAGCACTTGACAAGCATTCAAAGTCAG AGCAAGTACCAGAAGGACAAAGCTGAACTGGCCATGTCGTTGTTCTCCTCGCTGCCCGAGACTCTGGATACTCGCTTTGTGAAGGACATGACGGACATGTTCAGCCAG ACTAAGTACAAGGACGCCAGTAAGAAGGAGATGGTCAAAAGTTTGTACTCGCTGCTGCCTCACACCAAAGACACTCAGCACGCCAAACAGCAGAGTCAGCTACGCAGCCAG aagTTGTACAAAGAGGACGGCAAGAAGGAAGCCGCCTGCAGTTTGTACGCACAAATGCCTCAAACCATCGAGACCGTCTTTGCCAAAGAGCTCAGCAAGACGCAAAGCGGC AAGTTCTACAAGGAGAAGTACAATCACGAGAAAGGGAAGTCGGACTACGCCAACATGAAGACGCTGCCGGAGGTGGAGCGCGCCATGGAGGTCAATAAGAAGCAAAGCGAC GTCAGCTACAGGAAAGGGAAAGAGGCGCTTCATCTCTACAACACAGCGCCTGACAGAGCCGATATCGTCAGCGCCACCAACGCAGCCAAACTGGCCAGCCAG GTGGCTTATAAGAGTAAGGCCAAGCAGCTGGTTGTGAGTGACGGTTCTCTCCTCGCACGCACGGACATCCATCATGCGAAGGAAGTGTCCAAACTGGCTAGCCAG GCGAACTACAAGCAGGTGCACGGGCGACCTTGCTACAACCCGCTGGATTGTGTGTCTTTCAAGCACACACaagccgccgccgcgctcgccagCCAG gTCAAGTATAAAAGCAACCGGAACCAGAAACTGGAAGCTTCTTCAGACCTGCCCAACCTCTTGCAGCTGGAGCACGTGCTGCACGCCAGCAAACTGCAGAGTAAC GTTGAGTATAAGAAGAAGCACGAGCAGAACAAGGCTCAGTACCACCTCGCTCTGGACACGGCTGAACAGCGCCACCACAAAGAGAACGCCGTGCTGCACAGTCAG GTGAAGTACCGCGAGGAATACGAAAAGAACAAAGGTCGCACAAGTGTGGAATTTGCAGACACGCAAACGTACAAAGTGCAGAAGGAGGcgcaaaagatgcaaagccag aGGGAGTACAAGCGGGACTACGAGGAGCATGTGAAAGGGAAAGCCTTGGCGGAGGTAGAGCAGACGCCAGAGTATCTGACGGCTCGCCAGGCCACCAACTTGCTCAATGAG TCACGTTTATCATACGCCCCCCGTAGAAAGAGTACAGGAAGGACCTGGAACAGGAAgtga
- the LOC127592875 gene encoding nebulin-like isoform X13, with product MEEENASSTPELVFKTQQVGKVETKEEETVQETVTAFTSHRDTNGGSGSPHPDENVPTEDEKEEEEEEAGEEGVRVQEMGDDEQGGAKEPQASSGARPVLPDPAFNRRCSLLASEVKYKEDFEKMKGQSLYLPAAELIHAKNISAIVSESKYKQEGRKEASLSLYSLLPDTPQIQRAREVSQLQSEVKYKENMKTSSSLYSLMPETNDTHFVKELSNILSQNKYKEEVKKELSSTLYSQLPETSEMHLAKSVHEFQSEKNYTQDGKRKASISLYSQLADTPEIQHALEMSHLQSDVNYRPKVLVKGAPSSLYSQLTDTKEIQFAKEMTELHSQLKYQEDSRKNLSRTAYSQLPRTMQTEFAKNVAELQSERHYKEVGQKGGDSSLYSLLPETLETLHAKDASELASEVKYKEDGRKEMSVNLYSLMPETIHTQHAKELSDLQSQVKYKEGVQRNNQNTLYHHMAETTETALAKEVSQLQSQVKYKEDGRKEVNQCLYSTLPDTLDTQHARDATQLLSEKKYKEDGKKATSRSLFSTLSDTSEMKLAKETTDILSERKYKESGRKQLSQSLYSRLADTAETQFAKSLCHLQSELKYKQGQKDASKSLYSTLPATLETLHAKEASALQSHRKYAEAQKKDLKSTLFHLLPETLHTAHAKDVSELLSQVKYKEDGRKEMSVNLYSLMPETIHTQHAKEISDLQSQVKYKAGVRQQMQSSLYHQLPETPETQLAKHMSQLQSESKYKSAGEQELHSSLYAALPVTMETQHARDAAELLSEVKYKESGKKEMATCLYATLPDTSQTIFSRDMTDMQSEVKYKEDGKRSLSQSFYSQLAQTAETQFAKNVTELQSEVKYKEDAQKEMSSSLFSTLPQTLHTQRAKELTELQSQVKYKECNKDLSSALYHLLPETPVTQFAKHVSEIQSETKYKRDKEDMSTSLYSLMPQTPDIQFAKDMADTHSQAKYKQEAKQQSAASLYAKLPETLETKHAKEASALQSQKEYKAEGKKQMTSSLYSQLPDTPETQLARELAMIQSENKYKESGKRAQSVSFYSQLPETNDILFAKSVSEIQSENKYKEAGRRQASDCLYSKLPDTLETRHALDASLLQSQVAYKQEHKQDASKTFYHQMPQTTHIASAKQLMELYSQVKYKEDGKKEMSKNLYSLLPETSETYFAKQMSELQSQNKYQKDKEELANSLFSVLPETLDTRFVKDMAETHSQVKYKEAGKKEASSALYHQLPETPETLHVKQLSELQSQDKYKHGSKEVMASSLYAQLPQTAETQLAARMSQLLSKFKYKQESVKSLVRSSYSQLAETAETRLAKALSQLHSEFKYKEAGRKETASSLYHRLPETMQTIHAKEATRLQSQVQYKVDALRTQGASLYSQLSRTKEITFAKAVTELQSQNKYKAKGREESSSISAFHKMADTNQTEFVKHLTSIQSQSKYQKDKAELAMSLFSSLPETLDTRFVKDMTDMFSQTKYKDASKKEMVKSLYSLLPHTKDTQHAKQQSQLRSQKLYKEDGKKEAACSLYAQMPQTIETVFAKELSKTQSGKFYKEKYNHEKGKSDYANMKTLPEVERAMEVNKKQSDVSYRKGKEALHLYNTAPDRADIVSATNAAKLASQVAYKSKAKQLVVSDGSLLARTDIHHAKEVSKLASQANYKQVHGRPCYNPLDCVSFKHTQAAAALASQVKYKSNRNQKLEASSDLPNLLQLEHVLHASKLQSNVEYKKKHEQNKAQYHLALDTAEQRHHKENAVLHSQVKYREEYEKNKGRTSVEFADTQTYKVQKEAQKMQSQREYKRDYEEHVKGKALAEVEQTPEYLTARQATNLLNE from the exons ATGGAGGAAGAAAATGCCTCGTCTACTCCCGAGTTGGTTTTCAAGACACAACAAGTCGGGAAGGTGGAGactaaagaagaagaaactgTCCAAGAGACAGTGACTGCCTTCACGTCTCACCGGGACACGAACGGAGGGTCGGGTTCTCCGCACCCTGATGAGAACGTGCCAACTGAAGAcgaaaaggaagaagaagaagaagaggctgGAGAAGAAGGGGTTCGAGTGCAAGAAATGGGAGATGACGAGCAAGGAGGAGCCAAGGAGCCACAG GCCTCAAGTGGTGCCCGCCCAGTTCTTCCTGACCCAGCGTTCAACAGGAGATGCAGCCTGCTGGCTAGTgag GTGAAGTACAAAGAGGATTTTGAGAAGATGAAAGGTCAGAGTCTCTACCTCCCTGCAGCGGAACTCATTCACGCCAAGAACATCAGTGCAATTGTTTCCGAG TCCAAATACAAGCAGGAAGGCCGTAAGGAGGCGTCGTTGTCCCTTTACTCGCTGCTTCCGGACACGCCGCAGATACAACGAGCCAGGGAAGTGAGCCAGCTGCAGAGCGAG gtTAAATACAAAGAAAACATGAAGACGTCCTCCTCACTGTACTCGCTCATGCCGGAGACCAACGACACTCACTTTGTCAAAGAACTCAGCAACATACTCAGCCAG AACAAGTACaaggaggaggtgaagaagGAACTGAGCAGCACTTTGTACTCGCAGCTTCCCGAGACCAGCGAGATGCATCTGGCCAAGAGCGTCCACGAGTTTCAGAGTGAG AAAAACTACACGCAAGACGGCAAGAGGAAAGCCTCCATCTCTCTCTACTCCCAACTGGCCGACACTCCCGAGATCCAACATGCGCTGGAGATGTCCCACCTGCAAAGCGAC GTGAATTATCGACCAAAGGTGCTGGTGAAAGGAGCTCCGTCTTCTCTCTACTCTCAGCTCACCGACACCAAGGAGATCCAGTTTGCCAAGGAAATGACCGAGCTGCACAGCCAG CTCAAGTACCAGGAGGACAGCAGGAAGAACCTGAGTCGGACGGCGTACTCTCAGCTGCCGCGCACCATGCAGACGGagtttgcaaagaatgtcgccgAGTTGCAGAGTGAG CGCCACTATAAAGAAGTGGGCCAGAAGGGCGGAGACTCGTCCTTGTACTCGCTGCTCCCGGAGACTCTCGAGACGCTCCACGCCAAGGATGCCTCCGAGCTCGCcagcgag GTAAAGTACAAAGAGGATGGCAGGAAGGAAATGAGCGTCAACTTGTACTCACTGATGCCTGAAACCATCCACACGCAACACGCCAAAGAACTCTCAGACCTTCAGAGTCAG GTCAAGTACAAAGAAGGCGTTCAGCGAAACAACCAGAACACTTTGTACCATCACATGGCTGAAACCACCGAAACCGCACTGGCCAAGGAAGTCTCGCAGCTGCAGAGCCAG GTGAAGTACAAGGAAGACGGCAGGAAGGAGGTGAACCAATGCCTCTACTCGACTCTGCCCGACACTTTGGACACACAACACGCTCGAGACGCCACGCAGCTGCTCAGCGAG AAAAAGTACAAAGAGGACGGGAAGAAGGCGACGTCCCGCAGCCTTTTCTCCACCCTGAGCGACACGTCAGAAATGAAGCTGGCTAAAGAGACGACGGACATCCTGAGCGAG AGGAAGTACAAGGAGAGCGGCAGGAAGCAGCTCTCTCAGAGTCTCTACTCCCGACTGGCCGACACAGCGGAGACGCAATTTGCTAAAAGCCTTTGCCACCTGCAGAGTGAG CTGAAATACAAGCAGGGACAGAAGGACGCGTCCAAGTCGCTTTACTCCACCCTGCCCGCCACACTGGAGACGCTGCACGCCAAAGAGGCCTCTGCCCTACAGAGTCAC cgcAAATACGCGGAGGCTCAGAAGAAAGATCTTAAATCCACTTTGTTCCACTTGCTGCCCGAAACGCTTCACACGGCGCACGCCAAAGACGTCTCGGAGCTTCTGAGTCAG GTGAAGTACAAAGAGGACGGCAGGAAGGAGATGAGCGTCAACTTGTACTCGCTGATGCCTGAAACCATCCACACGCAACACGCCAAAGAGATCTCGGACCTGCAGAGTCAG GTCAAGTACAAAGCGGGCGTGCGGCAGCAGATGCAGAGCAGTTTGTATCATCAGCTCCCGGAAACTCCGGAGACTCAGCTGGCCAAGCACATGTCCCAGCTGCAGAGTGAG AGCAAGTACAAGTCGGCAGGTGAGCAGGAGCTTCACAGCTCGCTGTACGCCGCCCTGCCCGTCACCATGGAGACACAGCATGCTCGAGACGCTGCGGAGCTGCTCAGTGAG GTCAAGTACAAGGAGAGCGGCAAGAAGGAGATGGCCACCTGCCTCTACGCCACCTTACCCGACACCTCTCAAACCATCTTCAGCAGAGACATGACGGACATGCAGAGCGAG GTCAAGTACAAGGAGGACGGGAAGAGAAGCCTATCGCAGAGTTTCTACTCTCAGTTGGCACAAACGGCCGAGACTCAGTTTGCTAAAAATGTTACAGAGCTGCAGAGTGAG GTGAAGTACAAGGAGGACGCCCAGAAGGAGATGTCGTCCTCGCTGTTCTCCACCCTGCCGCAGACGCTCCACACTCAACGGGCCAAGGAGCTCACCGAGCTCCAGAGTCAG GTAAAATATAAGGAGTGCAACAAGGATCTGTCCTCAGCCCTGTATCACCTACTTCCGGAGACGCCGGTGACGCAGTTTGCCAAACACGTGTCAGAGATCCAGAGCGAG ACCAAGTACAAGCGAGACAAAGAGGATATGTCCACCTCCTTGTACTCGTTGATGCCCCAAACGCCGGACATTCAGTTTGCTAAAGACATGGCCGATACGCACAGCCAG gcCAAGTACAAGCAAGAGGCCAAGCAGCAGTCGGCAGCGTCGTTGTACGCCAAACTGCCCGAAACCCTGGAGACTAAACACGCCAAAGAAGCCAGCGCGCTGCAAAGTCAA AAAGAGTACAAAGCCGAGGGCAAGAAGCAGATGACGTCGTCGCTCTACTCGCAGCTCCCTGACACCCCAGAGACGCAGTTGGCCCGAGAGCTGGCGATGATCCAGAGCGAG AACAAATACAAAGAGAGCGGCAAACGGGCGCAGAGCGTCAGCTTCTACTCGCAGCTCCCGGAGACCAACGACATCCTTTTTGCCAAAAGCGTATCAGAGATCCAAAGCGAG AACAAGTACAAGGAAGCGGGCCGAAGACAAGCATCCGACTGCCTTTACTCCAAGCTCCCCGACACTCTGGAGACTCGGCACGCTCTGGACGCGTCACTGCTGCAGAGTCAG GTGGCCTACAAGCAGGAGCACAAGCAGGACGCCAGCAAGACTTTCTATCACCAAATGCCTCAAACCACCCACATAGCGTCGGCGAAACAGCTCATGGAATTATACAGTCAG GTGAAGTACAAAGAAGATGGCAAGAAAGAAATGAGTAAAAACTTGTACTCGCTCCTTCCCGAGACCTCCGAGACGTACTTTGCCAAACAGATGTCGGAGTTACAGAGCCAG AACAAGTACCAGAAGGACAAAGAAGAACTGGCCAACTCGTTGTTCTCTGTCCTGCCCGAAACTCTGGACACTCGCTTTGTGAAGGACATGGCGGAAACTCACAGTCAG gTGAAGTACAAGGAGGCAGGAAAGAAGGAAGCCAGCAGCGCTCTATACCATCAGCTGCCCGAGACGCCCGAGACGCTTCATGTCAAACAACTTTCCGAGCTGCAGAGTCAA GACAAGTACAAGCACGGTAGCAAGGAAGTGATGGCGTCCAGCCTGTACGCTCAGCTGCCGCAGACGGCCGAGACGCAGCTCGCCGCCAGGATGTCGCAGCTCCTGAGCAAA TTTAAGTACAAGCAGGAGAGCGTCAAGAGCCTCGTTCGCAGCTCCTACAGTCAGCTGGCAGAAACCGCCGAGACGCGGCTGGCCAAGGCGCTCTCCCAGCTGCATAGCGAG TTCAAATACAAAGAGGCCGGCAGGAAGGAGACGGCCAGCAGCCTCTACCACCGCCTGCCAGAGACCATGCAAACGATACACGCCAAAGAGGCCACGCGGCTGCAAAGTCAG GTCCAGTACAAGGTGGACGCTTTGAGGACGCAAGGCGCCAGTCTGTACTCTCAGCTGTCCCGCACGAAGGAGATCACTTTTGCAAAAGCAGTCACGGAGCTACAGAGTCAG AATAAATACAAGGCGAAAGGTCGAGAGGAGAGCAGCAGCATCAGCGCCTTTCACAAGATGGCCGACACCAATCAGACAGAATTCGTCAAGCACTTGACAAGCATTCAAAGTCAG AGCAAGTACCAGAAGGACAAAGCTGAACTGGCCATGTCGTTGTTCTCCTCGCTGCCCGAGACTCTGGATACTCGCTTTGTGAAGGACATGACGGACATGTTCAGCCAG ACTAAGTACAAGGACGCCAGTAAGAAGGAGATGGTCAAAAGTTTGTACTCGCTGCTGCCTCACACCAAAGACACTCAGCACGCCAAACAGCAGAGTCAGCTACGCAGCCAG aagTTGTACAAAGAGGACGGCAAGAAGGAAGCCGCCTGCAGTTTGTACGCACAAATGCCTCAAACCATCGAGACCGTCTTTGCCAAAGAGCTCAGCAAGACGCAAAGCGGC AAGTTCTACAAGGAGAAGTACAATCACGAGAAAGGGAAGTCGGACTACGCCAACATGAAGACGCTGCCGGAGGTGGAGCGCGCCATGGAGGTCAATAAGAAGCAAAGCGAC GTCAGCTACAGGAAAGGGAAAGAGGCGCTTCATCTCTACAACACAGCGCCTGACAGAGCCGATATCGTCAGCGCCACCAACGCAGCCAAACTGGCCAGCCAG GTGGCTTATAAGAGTAAGGCCAAGCAGCTGGTTGTGAGTGACGGTTCTCTCCTCGCACGCACGGACATCCATCATGCGAAGGAAGTGTCCAAACTGGCTAGCCAG GCGAACTACAAGCAGGTGCACGGGCGACCTTGCTACAACCCGCTGGATTGTGTGTCTTTCAAGCACACACaagccgccgccgcgctcgccagCCAG gTCAAGTATAAAAGCAACCGGAACCAGAAACTGGAAGCTTCTTCAGACCTGCCCAACCTCTTGCAGCTGGAGCACGTGCTGCACGCCAGCAAACTGCAGAGTAAC GTTGAGTATAAGAAGAAGCACGAGCAGAACAAGGCTCAGTACCACCTCGCTCTGGACACGGCTGAACAGCGCCACCACAAAGAGAACGCCGTGCTGCACAGTCAG GTGAAGTACCGCGAGGAATACGAAAAGAACAAAGGTCGCACAAGTGTGGAATTTGCAGACACGCAAACGTACAAAGTGCAGAAGGAGGcgcaaaagatgcaaagccag aGGGAGTACAAGCGGGACTACGAGGAGCATGTGAAAGGGAAAGCCTTGGCGGAGGTAGAGCAGACGCCAGAGTATCTGACGGCTCGCCAGGCCACCAACTTGCTCAATGAG TAG